A region of Streptomyces deccanensis DNA encodes the following proteins:
- a CDS encoding acetyl/propionyl/methylcrotonyl-CoA carboxylase subunit alpha, which translates to MRKVLIANRGEIAVRVARACRDAGIASVAVYADPDRDALHVRAADEAFALGGDTPATSYLDMGKVLQAAKDAGADAVHPGYGFLSENAEFAQAVLDAGLIWIGPPPQAIRDLGDKVAARHIAQRAGAPLVAGTPDPVSGADEVVAFAREHGLPIAIKAAFGGGGRGLKVARTLEEVPELYDSAVREAVAAFGRGECFVERYLDKPRHVETQCLADTHGNVVVVSTRDCSLQRRHQKLVEEAPAPFLSPAQNAELYAASKAILKEAGYVGAGTVEFLVGADGTISFLEVNTRLQVEHPVTEEVTGIDLVREMFRIADGEHLGYDDPPLRGHSFEFRINGEDPGRNFLPAPGTVTTFTAPTGPGVRLDAGVESGSVIGPAWDSLLAKLVITGATRQQALQRAARALEEFTVEGMATAIPFHRAVVTDPAFAPELTGSSDPFTVHTRWIETEFVNDIKPFAAPADTDTDEDGDRETIVVEVGGKRLEVSLPSSLGMTLARTGLAAGAKPKRRAAKKSGPAASGDTLASPMQGTIVKVAVEEGQEVKEGDLVVVLEAMKMEQPLNAHRSGTIKGLTAEIGASITSGAAICEIKD; encoded by the coding sequence GTGCGCAAGGTGTTGATCGCCAACCGAGGCGAAATCGCTGTCCGCGTCGCCCGGGCGTGCCGGGACGCCGGGATCGCGAGCGTGGCCGTGTACGCCGATCCGGACCGGGACGCGCTGCATGTGCGGGCCGCGGACGAGGCGTTCGCGTTGGGCGGTGACACTCCGGCGACCAGCTACCTGGACATGGGCAAGGTCCTGCAGGCGGCGAAGGACGCGGGCGCGGACGCGGTCCACCCGGGTTATGGGTTCCTCTCGGAGAACGCGGAGTTCGCCCAGGCGGTCCTGGACGCGGGCCTGATCTGGATCGGCCCGCCGCCGCAGGCCATCCGCGACCTCGGCGACAAGGTCGCCGCCCGGCACATCGCCCAGCGCGCCGGCGCCCCGCTCGTCGCGGGCACCCCCGACCCGGTGTCCGGCGCCGACGAGGTCGTGGCCTTCGCCCGCGAGCACGGCCTGCCGATCGCGATCAAGGCTGCCTTCGGCGGAGGCGGACGCGGCCTGAAGGTCGCCCGCACCCTGGAGGAGGTCCCCGAGCTGTACGACTCCGCCGTCCGCGAGGCCGTCGCCGCGTTCGGCCGCGGCGAATGCTTCGTCGAGCGCTACCTCGACAAGCCCCGCCACGTCGAGACCCAGTGCCTGGCCGACACCCACGGCAACGTCGTCGTGGTCTCCACCCGCGACTGCTCCCTGCAGCGCCGCCACCAAAAACTCGTCGAGGAAGCGCCCGCCCCCTTCCTCTCGCCGGCGCAGAACGCCGAGCTGTACGCGGCGTCGAAGGCGATCCTGAAGGAGGCCGGCTACGTCGGCGCCGGCACCGTGGAGTTCCTCGTCGGCGCGGACGGCACGATCTCCTTCCTGGAGGTCAACACCCGCCTCCAGGTCGAGCACCCGGTCACCGAGGAAGTCACCGGCATCGACCTGGTCCGCGAGATGTTCCGCATCGCCGACGGCGAACACCTCGGCTACGACGACCCGCCCCTGCGCGGCCATTCCTTCGAGTTCCGCATCAACGGCGAGGACCCCGGCCGCAACTTCCTCCCCGCCCCCGGCACCGTCACCACCTTCACCGCACCCACCGGCCCCGGCGTCCGCCTCGACGCCGGCGTGGAATCCGGCAGCGTCATCGGCCCCGCCTGGGACTCCCTGCTCGCCAAACTCGTCATCACCGGCGCCACCCGCCAGCAGGCCCTCCAGCGCGCCGCCCGCGCACTGGAGGAGTTCACCGTCGAGGGCATGGCCACCGCGATCCCCTTCCACCGCGCGGTGGTCACCGACCCGGCCTTCGCTCCCGAACTGACCGGCTCCAGCGACCCCTTCACGGTCCACACCCGCTGGATCGAGACCGAGTTCGTCAACGACATCAAGCCCTTCGCGGCCCCCGCCGACACCGACACCGACGAGGACGGCGACCGCGAGACGATCGTGGTCGAGGTCGGCGGCAAGCGCCTGGAGGTCTCCCTGCCCTCCTCCCTCGGCATGACCCTGGCCCGCACCGGCCTCGCCGCCGGCGCCAAACCCAAGCGTCGCGCCGCCAAGAAGTCCGGCCCCGCCGCCTCCGGCGACACCCTCGCCTCCCCCATGCAGGGCACCATCGTCAAGGTCGCCGTCGAAGAAGGCCAGGAAGTCAAGGAAGGCGACCTCGTCGTCGTCCTCGAAGCCATGAAGATGGAACAACCCCTCAACGCCCACCGCTCCGGCACCATCAAGGGCCTCACCGCGGAGATCGGCGCCTCCATCACCTCCGGCGCGGCCATCTGCGAGATCAAGGACTGA
- a CDS encoding purine-nucleoside phosphorylase, with the protein MNASLLPDDIQGDPYAAADAAAARLRELTGAETHDVALVMGSGWAPAVDALGAPEAEFQVTELPGFPPPAVEGHGGKVRSYRIGDKRALVFLGRTHYYEGRGVAAVAHGVRTAVAAGVKTIVLTNGCGGLREGMRPGQPVLISDHLNLTATSPIVGANFVDLTDLYSPRLRALCKEIDPSLEEGVYAQFTGPHYETPAEIRMARVIGADLVGMSTVLEAIAAREAGAEILGISLVTNLAAGMTGEPLNHEEVLQAGRDSAARMGALLTQVLNRL; encoded by the coding sequence GTGAACGCATCTCTTCTTCCGGACGACATCCAGGGCGACCCGTACGCCGCCGCCGACGCCGCCGCCGCGCGCCTGCGTGAGCTGACGGGCGCCGAGACCCACGACGTCGCCCTCGTGATGGGCTCCGGCTGGGCTCCGGCCGTGGACGCCCTCGGCGCCCCCGAGGCCGAGTTCCAGGTCACCGAGCTGCCCGGCTTCCCGCCGCCGGCGGTCGAGGGGCACGGCGGCAAGGTCCGCTCGTACAGGATCGGTGACAAGCGCGCGCTCGTCTTCCTGGGCCGCACCCACTACTACGAGGGCCGCGGCGTCGCCGCCGTCGCGCACGGCGTCCGCACGGCCGTCGCCGCCGGTGTGAAGACGATCGTCCTCACCAACGGCTGCGGCGGTCTGCGCGAGGGCATGCGTCCGGGCCAGCCGGTGCTGATCAGCGACCACCTGAACCTGACGGCGACCTCGCCGATCGTCGGCGCCAACTTCGTCGATCTCACGGACCTCTACTCCCCGCGACTGCGCGCCCTGTGCAAGGAGATCGACCCCTCCCTCGAAGAGGGCGTCTACGCGCAGTTCACGGGCCCGCACTACGAGACCCCGGCGGAGATCCGCATGGCCCGCGTCATCGGCGCGGACCTCGTCGGCATGTCCACGGTCCTGGAGGCCATCGCCGCGCGCGAGGCGGGTGCCGAGATCCTGGGCATCTCCCTGGTGACCAACCTGGCGGCCGGCATGACGGGCGAGCCCCTCAACCACGAAGAGGTCCTCCAGGCCGGCCGCGACTCGGCGGCACGGATGGGCGCGCTGCTGACGCAGGTCCTGAACCGCCTGTAG
- a CDS encoding TetR/AcrR family transcriptional regulator — protein MSPTPAKPPAGARPLRADARRNRDRLLTEARLAFAAHGTTASLEDIARRADVGIGTLYRHFPNRQALLSAVFEEAVADLLARAEAQLHADQPCTALVAWLRDIITHAAEYRGLAQALMTVSYADSRAVDENASDLARCCAPIREAGTALLMRAQHAHAVRDDVSIGDLLQLTHAIALAAEETPNDPELADRLLTLTLRGLKP, from the coding sequence GTGAGCCCCACCCCGGCCAAGCCCCCCGCAGGGGCGCGGCCCCTCCGCGCCGACGCCCGCCGCAACCGCGACCGCCTGCTCACCGAGGCCCGCCTCGCCTTCGCGGCACACGGCACGACCGCCTCGCTCGAGGACATCGCCCGCCGGGCAGACGTGGGCATCGGCACCCTGTACCGCCACTTCCCCAACCGTCAGGCCCTCCTGAGCGCGGTCTTCGAGGAAGCGGTCGCCGATCTGCTGGCCCGCGCCGAGGCGCAGCTGCACGCGGACCAACCCTGCACGGCACTCGTCGCCTGGCTGCGCGACATCATCACCCACGCGGCCGAGTACCGAGGGCTGGCGCAGGCCCTGATGACGGTCTCGTACGCGGACTCCCGCGCCGTGGACGAGAACGCCTCGGACCTGGCCCGGTGCTGCGCCCCCATCCGGGAGGCGGGCACCGCGCTGCTCATGCGGGCGCAACACGCTCACGCCGTACGCGACGACGTGTCCATCGGCGATCTGCTCCAGCTCACCCATGCGATCGCGCTGGCGGCCGAGGAAACCCCGAACGACCCGGAGCTGGCCGACCGCCTGCTGACACTGACCTTGCGCGGCCTGAAGCCGTAG
- a CDS encoding DeoR/GlpR family DNA-binding transcription regulator produces the protein MVVGVTVSFVFAAERRQLILEMVRANGAVSLRELARVVQTSEVTVRRDVRALEAEGLLDRRHGGAVLPGGFTRESGFPQKSHLATAEKTAIADLAASLVEEGEAIVVGAGTTTQELARRLARVPGLTVVTNSLLVAQALAHANRVEVVMTGGTLRGSNYALVGSGAEQSLQGLRVSKAFLSGSGLTAERGLSTSNMLSASVDRALVQAAAEVVVLADHTKLGTDTMFQTVPTDVITRLVTDDPPGHDDRAVTELQALADQGVQISVAGASGGGGTGGDPVPARPSRRDVPLPGPRRNQVHGTAPQLRTATVLGEQPPTGERERERAARVADLRRR, from the coding sequence ATGGTCGTTGGCGTTACTGTCAGTTTCGTGTTCGCTGCAGAACGTCGTCAATTGATCCTCGAAATGGTGCGGGCCAACGGAGCCGTGTCGCTCCGTGAGCTCGCCCGCGTCGTCCAGACCTCCGAAGTGACCGTACGGCGGGACGTGCGCGCTCTGGAGGCAGAAGGACTCCTCGACCGCCGACACGGCGGTGCGGTATTGCCGGGCGGGTTCACGCGGGAGTCCGGCTTTCCGCAGAAGTCTCATCTCGCGACCGCCGAGAAGACGGCCATCGCCGATCTCGCCGCGAGCCTCGTCGAAGAGGGCGAGGCCATCGTGGTCGGGGCGGGAACCACCACGCAGGAGCTGGCACGCCGGCTCGCGCGGGTCCCCGGGCTGACCGTCGTCACCAACTCCCTGTTGGTGGCCCAGGCGTTGGCCCACGCCAACCGTGTGGAGGTCGTGATGACCGGCGGCACCCTGCGCGGTTCCAACTACGCCCTGGTCGGCTCCGGAGCCGAGCAGTCCCTCCAGGGGCTGCGCGTCTCCAAGGCCTTCCTCTCCGGGAGCGGACTGACCGCCGAGCGCGGCCTGTCCACGTCCAACATGCTGTCGGCGTCCGTCGACCGCGCGCTGGTCCAGGCCGCCGCCGAGGTCGTCGTCCTCGCCGACCACACCAAGCTCGGCACCGACACGATGTTCCAGACGGTGCCGACGGATGTGATCACCCGGCTGGTCACCGACGATCCGCCCGGTCATGACGACCGCGCGGTCACCGAGCTGCAGGCCCTGGCCGATCAGGGTGTGCAGATCTCCGTGGCCGGGGCGTCGGGCGGCGGTGGCACGGGAGGCGATCCCGTCCCGGCGCGCCCCTCGCGCCGGGACGTGCCCCTCCCGGGACCCCGCCGCAACCAGGTCCACGGCACCGCGCCCCAGCTGCGCACCGCCACGGTCCTGGGCGAGCAGCCGCCCACCGGTGAACGGGAGCGGGAGCGCGCGGCCCGGGTCGCTGATCTGCGGCGCCGGTAG
- a CDS encoding NAD(P)H-quinone dehydrogenase, protein MSQPRAPCGAARTPTRSHPCSCGTMGHVTRIVIIGGGPGGYEAALVAAQLGAEVTVVDCDGLGGASVLTDCVPSKTLIATAEVMTTFDSSYEELGIIVADDTPHIDTPARVVGVDLGKVNRRVKRLALAQSHDITASVTRAGARVMRGRGRLAGQQDLDGSRKVVVRAADGSEETLTADAVLIATGGHPRELPDAQPDGERILNWTQVYDLDELPEELIVVGSGVTGAEFAGAYQALGSRVTLVSSRDRVLPGEDPDAAAVLEDVFRRRGMNVMARSRAQSAKRVGDRVEVTLADGRVITGSHCLMAVGAVPNSAGMGLEEAGVKVKESGHIWTDKVSRTTAPGVYAAGDVTGVFALASVAAMQGRIAMYHFLGDAVAPLNLKTVSSNVFTDPEIATVGYTQADLDAGVIDAVGVKLPLLRNPRAKMQGIRDGFVKIFCRPGTGIVVGGVVVSPRASELIHPISIAVDNNLTVEQIANAFTVYPSLSGSIAEVARQLHTRKSGGGV, encoded by the coding sequence ATGTCACAGCCCCGCGCCCCTTGCGGGGCCGCCCGCACCCCGACTCGTTCGCACCCGTGCTCGTGCGGGACAATGGGGCATGTGACTCGGATCGTGATCATCGGTGGCGGACCCGGCGGATATGAAGCGGCGCTGGTGGCCGCGCAGCTCGGCGCGGAGGTGACCGTCGTGGACTGCGACGGTCTGGGCGGGGCGTCGGTGCTGACCGACTGCGTGCCGTCGAAGACCCTCATCGCGACGGCCGAGGTGATGACGACCTTCGACTCCTCGTACGAGGAGTTGGGGATCATCGTCGCCGACGACACCCCGCACATCGACACGCCCGCGCGTGTCGTCGGGGTGGACCTCGGCAAGGTCAACCGGCGTGTGAAGCGGCTCGCGCTGGCGCAGTCGCACGACATCACCGCCTCGGTGACGCGCGCCGGCGCGCGGGTCATGCGCGGCCGCGGGCGGCTGGCGGGGCAGCAGGACCTCGACGGGTCGCGCAAGGTGGTCGTGCGCGCCGCCGACGGGTCCGAGGAGACCCTGACCGCCGACGCCGTGCTCATCGCCACCGGCGGACACCCGCGAGAGCTGCCCGACGCGCAGCCGGACGGCGAGCGCATCCTCAACTGGACCCAGGTCTACGACCTCGACGAGCTGCCCGAAGAGCTGATCGTCGTCGGGTCGGGTGTCACCGGTGCCGAGTTCGCCGGCGCCTACCAGGCGCTCGGGTCGCGCGTCACGCTCGTGTCCAGCCGTGACCGGGTGCTTCCGGGTGAGGACCCGGACGCCGCCGCCGTTCTGGAGGACGTGTTCCGCCGTCGCGGCATGAACGTCATGGCGCGGTCCCGGGCCCAGTCCGCCAAACGGGTCGGGGACCGGGTCGAGGTCACGCTCGCGGACGGCCGGGTCATCACCGGCTCGCACTGTCTGATGGCCGTCGGCGCCGTCCCCAACAGCGCCGGGATGGGCCTGGAGGAGGCCGGGGTCAAGGTCAAGGAGTCCGGGCACATCTGGACCGACAAGGTCTCGCGGACCACCGCTCCCGGTGTGTACGCGGCCGGTGACGTCACCGGGGTGTTCGCCCTGGCCTCCGTCGCCGCCATGCAGGGCCGTATCGCCATGTACCACTTCCTCGGCGACGCCGTGGCCCCGCTGAACCTGAAGACCGTGTCGTCCAACGTCTTCACCGATCCCGAGATCGCCACCGTCGGCTACACCCAGGCCGACCTGGACGCCGGGGTCATCGACGCGGTCGGTGTGAAGCTGCCGCTGCTGCGCAACCCGCGCGCCAAGATGCAGGGCATCCGGGACGGCTTCGTCAAGATCTTCTGCCGGCCGGGCACCGGCATCGTCGTGGGCGGTGTCGTGGTCTCCCCGCGCGCCTCCGAGCTGATCCACCCGATCTCGATCGCGGTCGACAACAACCTGACCGTCGAGCAGATCGCGAACGCGTTCACCGTGTACCCGTCGCTGTCCGGCTCGATCGCCGAGGTCGCGCGTCAGCTCCACACGCGCAAGTCGGGTGGCGGGGTCTGA
- a CDS encoding gamma-glutamylcyclotransferase, whose translation MSLYAAYAGNLDSRLMSRRAPHSPLRATGWLNDWRLTFGGEHMGWEGALATVVEAPRSQVFVALYDIAPMDEDAMDRWVGVGLDIYRRMRVRVHTLDGEEPAWVYVLNGYEGGLPSARYLGEVADAAESAGAPHDYVMELRKRPC comes from the coding sequence ATGTCGCTCTACGCCGCCTACGCGGGCAACCTGGACTCACGTCTGATGTCCCGCCGCGCCCCCCACTCCCCGCTGCGCGCAACCGGCTGGCTGAACGACTGGCGGCTGACCTTCGGCGGCGAGCACATGGGCTGGGAGGGCGCCCTGGCCACGGTCGTGGAGGCCCCGCGCTCCCAGGTCTTCGTGGCCCTCTACGACATCGCCCCCATGGACGAGGACGCGATGGACCGCTGGGTCGGCGTCGGCCTGGACATATACCGCCGGATGCGGGTCCGCGTACACACCCTGGACGGCGAGGAACCCGCCTGGGTCTACGTCCTCAACGGCTACGAGGGCGGTCTGCCCTCCGCCCGCTACCTGGGCGAGGTGGCGGACGCGGCGGAGTCCGCCGGCGCGCCCCACGACTATGTGATGGAACTGCGCAAACGCCCCTGCTGA